From Dreissena polymorpha isolate Duluth1 chromosome 15, UMN_Dpol_1.0, whole genome shotgun sequence, a single genomic window includes:
- the LOC127860631 gene encoding cell division control protein 42 homolog isoform X3, protein MDTVKQVTVGVVGDSGVGKTLLCMSYTANHVLKDYKPTVLNHHWTLLKHDDLIVDLQIWDNSGSGEYNSLRPLSYPHTDVFLVCFSLKCLRSLENVRSTWLPEIEAAVGRRPFILVGCKRDDCVSGRKTLDVLTDEGEEMAQELGAVKYVETSAIEQSGFTTCFHLAIKAALDSQQTTNQSRGVLESRIRSRPSTTEVTSQTLKPHRSPLPARTTSSVFSSSLPPKVSLTKFLNSYSDWI, encoded by the exons ATGGACACTGTCAAGCAGGTTACTGTAGGCGTCGTCGGTGATTCCGGCGTCGGCAAGACGCTGCTATGTATGTCGTACACGGCGAACCACGTGCTCAAAGACTATAAGCCGACGGTGCTTAATCACCACTGGACGCTGTTGAAGCACGATGACTTGATAGTGGATTTGCAGATATGGGATAATTCCGGTTCG GGTGAATACAACTCCTTACGACCCCTCTCCTACCCCCACACGGACGTTTTCCTGGTATGTTTCTCGCTGAAGTGCCTCCGCTCCCTCGAAAATGTGCGCTCCACATGGCTGCCGGAAATAGAAGCCGCCGTTGGGAGGCGGCCCTTTATTCTCGTCGGATGTAAACGAG ACGACTGTGTTTCCGGTAGAAAGACGCTTGACGTCCTCACGGACGAGGGCGAGGAGATGGCGCAAGAGCTCGGTGCGGTCAAATACGTGGAGACCAGCGCTATCGAACAGTCCGGTTTTACGACGTGCTTCCATTTAGCG ATCAAAGCCGCCCTTGACTCCCAGCAGACGACAAATCAGTCACGTGGTGTCCTCGAGTCTCGTATACGTTCTCGTCCAAGTACTACGGAAGTTACGTCACAGACGCTTAAACCGCATCGCTCACCGTTACCAGCACGCACCACGTCAAGTGTCTTTTCTAGCAGCCTTCCACCTAAAGTGTCATTAACCAAATTCCTAAATAGTTATTCAGATTGGATTTGA